In Methylacidiphilum infernorum V4, a single window of DNA contains:
- a CDS encoding cyclase family protein, which translates to MKLTLPALFSFHALIDLSYPLDSTFPIFPGQGPPAQISRHVSNEDGYSSNRWELPEHWGTHLDAPLHYSKGGKTVADIPISELFCPAIVIDIADRAAADPDTAVSLEDILSWERKFGEIPRKGFVLMHSGWGKWVQTPLFYNKKEDGLLHFPGFSAEAVQFLVNSRNVAGVGVDTLSIDCGKSLDYPVHKILFAAGKWALECLCNLHSLPPQGAWLLVGAIPLRKATGFPARVFALVP; encoded by the coding sequence ATGAAACTCACCCTCCCTGCTCTCTTCTCTTTCCATGCTCTCATCGACCTGAGTTATCCCCTGGACTCCACTTTTCCCATTTTTCCCGGCCAAGGTCCCCCAGCCCAAATCTCCCGCCATGTGAGCAACGAAGATGGGTATTCCTCTAACCGGTGGGAACTGCCCGAACACTGGGGAACGCACCTGGACGCTCCCTTGCACTATTCCAAGGGGGGCAAAACGGTAGCGGATATCCCCATTTCTGAGCTTTTTTGCCCGGCCATAGTCATCGACATAGCCGATCGCGCAGCGGCCGACCCGGACACCGCGGTCAGCCTCGAGGACATACTGTCATGGGAAAGGAAGTTCGGGGAGATACCCCGAAAGGGTTTTGTCCTGATGCACAGTGGATGGGGAAAGTGGGTGCAAACCCCCCTTTTTTATAACAAAAAAGAAGACGGCCTTCTCCATTTCCCGGGGTTTTCTGCCGAAGCGGTCCAGTTCTTGGTCAACTCGAGGAATGTGGCCGGAGTGGGGGTAGATACCCTTTCGATCGATTGCGGCAAAAGCCTCGATTATCCCGTGCACAAGATCCTTTTTGCGGCGGGCAAATGGGCATTAGAATGCCTGTGCAACCTGCATAGCCTTCCCCCTCAAGGAGCTTGGTTGCTCGTTGGGGCTATTCCCCTCAGGAAAGCCACGGGTTTCCCGGCCAGGGTCTTTGCCCTGGTTCCTTAA
- a CDS encoding aspartate aminotransferase family protein translates to MEELESEQLIVEGYKTYIVPSYRKIRLVVDRGEGAYLWDIKGKRYLDFTGGIAVNLLGHAHPSVREALAQQSEKMIHCSNLFYHPQALQLARKIVSHVGPGKVFFSNSGAEANECLFKVARRYGQKTGRFEILSFEHSFHGRTLAGMAATGQPKVKKDFGPLCPGFRTIPKGEPKDFIDSLSDKTVALIVEPIQGESGIHVFSPGYLKEIRRICRDKDILFFIDEIQSGLWRTGRFLAWQSLVEEDSQGQSFLPDGVSLAKGLGGGFPIGASWVAERYSEVLDQGSHGSTFGGSPLACHVALSVLEEIEKKEWGKHILEVGNYLVRSLREFENKPQSLLKEIRGIGGILGLELTLPSYEAVEVLMEKGLLVAPANTNTIRLLPPLNVSFEQAEEARAILEKFLIS, encoded by the coding sequence ATGGAAGAACTCGAAAGCGAACAACTCATTGTCGAGGGATACAAAACCTATATTGTGCCTTCATACCGCAAGATCAGGTTGGTTGTGGACCGGGGGGAGGGGGCTTACCTCTGGGATATCAAGGGAAAACGCTATTTAGATTTTACCGGGGGGATCGCCGTCAATCTTCTGGGTCATGCCCATCCCTCGGTGAGGGAGGCTTTGGCTCAGCAGTCAGAAAAAATGATCCATTGCTCGAATTTGTTTTATCATCCCCAAGCCTTGCAGCTTGCCCGGAAAATTGTTTCGCATGTAGGCCCGGGCAAGGTTTTCTTTTCCAACAGCGGGGCGGAAGCCAACGAATGCCTTTTTAAAGTTGCCCGGAGATATGGTCAGAAAACGGGCAGGTTTGAAATTCTTTCCTTCGAGCATTCTTTTCATGGTCGCACCCTGGCGGGTATGGCCGCTACGGGCCAGCCTAAAGTCAAAAAAGACTTTGGCCCTCTCTGCCCGGGCTTTCGGACCATACCTAAAGGAGAACCGAAAGATTTTATCGATTCTCTTTCAGATAAAACGGTCGCCCTGATCGTCGAACCGATCCAGGGGGAAAGCGGCATTCATGTTTTCTCCCCGGGATATCTAAAGGAGATAAGGAGGATCTGTAGGGATAAAGATATTCTTTTTTTCATCGATGAAATCCAATCGGGGCTGTGGCGCACGGGCCGGTTTTTGGCTTGGCAGAGCTTGGTTGAAGAGGATAGCCAAGGGCAATCCTTTTTGCCTGATGGCGTATCGCTGGCTAAAGGACTGGGAGGAGGCTTTCCTATCGGAGCCAGCTGGGTCGCCGAACGATACAGCGAGGTTCTCGATCAGGGCTCACACGGCTCGACTTTCGGGGGTTCTCCCCTGGCCTGCCATGTGGCTTTGTCCGTTCTTGAAGAAATAGAAAAAAAGGAATGGGGCAAGCACATCTTGGAGGTAGGCAACTATCTTGTCCGTTCTCTAAGGGAATTTGAAAACAAGCCCCAGAGTCTCCTCAAAGAGATACGGGGCATAGGGGGTATTCTAGGCCTGGAACTTACCCTGCCTTCTTATGAGGCGGTTGAAGTTTTGATGGAGAAAGGGCTTCTTGTGGCTCCGGCCAATACCAACACCATAAGGCTATTGCCTCCCCTGAACGTGAGTTTTGAACAGGCCGAAGAAGCCAGGGCTATTTTGGAGAAATTTTTGATTTCTTGA
- the argF gene encoding ornithine carbamoyltransferase has translation MAVNNKRLERTVMKPLRHFLSMNDIEEEEARMIFKKALEWKKNRGKEFPTALQYQTWALIFKKPSTRTRLSFEVAIRELGGEALFLSSQDLQLARGEPIEDTAQVLGRMVHGLIIRTYEQKEVELFAAYGNIPVINALTDEEHPCQVLSDIFSFEEKRGSIKGKKVAFIGDGCCNVAKSWALAAEKFGFYLWIGSPRGYFSAVKSDFVQNTSSVEEAAQDAALLYTDVWISMGKEQEADKRQMEFSQYRIDRRALSVASKDALVFHCLPAYRDKEIALEIFNERKEEIYTQAENRLHVQKALLAWIVGKLNG, from the coding sequence TTGGCTGTGAACAACAAGCGCTTGGAAAGGACCGTTATGAAGCCCTTACGCCACTTTCTGTCTATGAACGATATCGAGGAAGAAGAGGCGCGAATGATTTTTAAAAAAGCCTTGGAGTGGAAGAAAAACAGGGGAAAAGAATTCCCAACCGCCCTTCAATACCAAACCTGGGCCTTAATTTTCAAAAAACCCTCGACTCGAACCCGGCTTTCGTTTGAAGTGGCCATACGGGAGCTTGGGGGAGAAGCGCTTTTCCTCAGTAGCCAGGATCTGCAGTTGGCTAGGGGGGAGCCGATTGAAGATACCGCCCAGGTCTTGGGAAGGATGGTCCATGGTTTGATTATAAGGACCTATGAACAGAAAGAAGTAGAGCTTTTTGCTGCCTACGGCAATATTCCTGTCATTAATGCCCTTACCGATGAGGAACATCCTTGCCAGGTCCTTTCGGATATTTTTTCCTTTGAAGAAAAGAGGGGGTCTATTAAAGGAAAAAAAGTCGCTTTTATAGGGGATGGCTGTTGTAACGTGGCGAAGTCCTGGGCCTTGGCCGCTGAAAAATTTGGCTTTTATCTGTGGATTGGCTCTCCCAGGGGGTATTTTTCAGCCGTAAAGAGCGACTTTGTCCAGAATACCAGTTCTGTTGAGGAAGCCGCCCAGGATGCCGCCCTCCTTTACACCGACGTCTGGATTTCCATGGGCAAGGAACAGGAGGCGGACAAGAGGCAGATGGAGTTTTCTCAATATCGGATCGATCGACGCGCTCTCAGTGTCGCTTCAAAAGATGCCCTTGTCTTTCATTGCCTGCCTGCTTACCGGGATAAAGAGATCGCCCTGGAAATATTCAATGAAAGAAAAGAGGAGATCTATACGCAAGCCGAGAACCGCTTGCACGTCCAAAAAGCCCTTTTGGCATGGATCGTCGGTAAGCTAAACGGCTAA